The Mus musculus strain C57BL/6J chromosome 2, GRCm38.p6 C57BL/6J genome has a window encoding:
- the Slc35c1 gene encoding GDP-fucose transporter 1 isoform 1 (isoform 1 is encoded by transcript variant 1), whose protein sequence is MNRAPLKRSRILRMALTGVSAVSEESESGNKPFLLRALQIALVVSLYWVTSISMVFLNKYLLDSPSLQLDTPIFVTFYQCLVTSLLCKGLSTLATCCPGMVDFPTLNLDLKVARSVLPLSVVFIGMITFNNLCLKYVGVPFYNVGRSLTTVFNVLLSYLLLKQTTSFYALLTCGVIIGGFWLGIDQEGAEGTLSLTGTIFGVLASLCVSLNAIYTKKVLPAVDHSIWRLTFYNNVNACVLFLPLMIVLGELRALLAFTHLSSAHFWLMMTLGGLFGFAIGYVTGLQIKFTSPLTHNVSGTAKACAQTVLAVLYYEEIKSFLWWTSNLMVLGGSSAYTWVRGWEMQKTQEDPSSKDGEKSAIRV, encoded by the exons ATGAACAGGGCGCCTCTGAAGCGGTCCAGGATCCTGCGCATGGCGCTGACTGGAGTCTCTGCTGTCTCCGAGGAGTCAGAGAGCGGGAACAAGCCATTTCTGCTCCGGGCTCTGCAGATCGCGCTGGTGGTCTCTCTCTACTGGGTCACCTCCATTTCCATGGTATTCCTCAACAAGTACCTGCTGGACAGCCCCTCCCTGCAGCTGGATACCCCCATTTTTGTCACCTTCTACCAATGCCTGGTGACCTCACTGCTGTGCAAGGGCCTCAGCACTCTGGCCACCTGCTGCCCCGGCATGGTAGACTTCCCCACCCTAAACCTGGACCTCAAGGTGGCCCGAAGTGTGCTGCCGCTGTCAGTGGTCTTTATCGGCATGATAACCTTCAATAACCTCTGCCTCAAGTACGTAGGGGTGCCCTTCTACAACGTGGGACGCTCGCTCACCACCGTGTTCAACGTTCTTCTCTCCTACCTGCTGCTCAAACAGACCACTTCCTTCTATGCCCTGCTCACCTGCGGCGTCATCATTG GTGGTTTCTGGCTGGGTATAGACcaagaaggagctgagggaacCTTGTCCCTGACGGGCACCATCTTCGGGGTGCTGGCCAGCCTCTGCGTCTCCCTCAATGCCATCTATACCAAGAAGGTGCTCCCTGCAGTAGACCACAGTATCTGGCGCCTAACCTTCTATAACAATGTCAATGCCTGCGTGCTCTTCTTGCCCCTGATGATAGTGCTGGGCGAGCTCCGTGCCCTCCTGGCCTTCACTCATCTGAGCAGTGCCCACTTCTGGCTCATGATGACGCTGGGTGGCCTGTTTGGCTTTGCCATCGGCTATGTGACAGGACTGCAGATCAAATTCACCAGTCCCCTGACCCATAACGTGTCAGGCACGGCCAAGGCCTGTGCACAGACAGTGCTGGCCGTGCTCTACTACGAAGAGATTAAGAGCTTCCTGTGGTGGACAAGCAACCTGATGGTGCTGGGTGGCTCCTCCGCCTACACCTGGGTCAGGGGCTGGGAGATGCAGAAGACCCAGGAGGACCCCAGCTCCAAAGATGGTGAGAAGAGTGCTATCAGGGTGTGA
- the Slc35c1 gene encoding GDP-fucose transporter 1 isoform 2 (isoform 2 is encoded by transcript variant 2) — protein sequence MALTGVSAVSEESESGNKPFLLRALQIALVVSLYWVTSISMVFLNKYLLDSPSLQLDTPIFVTFYQCLVTSLLCKGLSTLATCCPGMVDFPTLNLDLKVARSVLPLSVVFIGMITFNNLCLKYVGVPFYNVGRSLTTVFNVLLSYLLLKQTTSFYALLTCGVIIGGFWLGIDQEGAEGTLSLTGTIFGVLASLCVSLNAIYTKKVLPAVDHSIWRLTFYNNVNACVLFLPLMIVLGELRALLAFTHLSSAHFWLMMTLGGLFGFAIGYVTGLQIKFTSPLTHNVSGTAKACAQTVLAVLYYEEIKSFLWWTSNLMVLGGSSAYTWVRGWEMQKTQEDPSSKDGEKSAIRV from the exons ATGGCGCTGACTGGAGTCTCTGCTGTCTCCGAGGAGTCAGAGAGCGGGAACAAGCCATTTCTGCTCCGGGCTCTGCAGATCGCGCTGGTGGTCTCTCTCTACTGGGTCACCTCCATTTCCATGGTATTCCTCAACAAGTACCTGCTGGACAGCCCCTCCCTGCAGCTGGATACCCCCATTTTTGTCACCTTCTACCAATGCCTGGTGACCTCACTGCTGTGCAAGGGCCTCAGCACTCTGGCCACCTGCTGCCCCGGCATGGTAGACTTCCCCACCCTAAACCTGGACCTCAAGGTGGCCCGAAGTGTGCTGCCGCTGTCAGTGGTCTTTATCGGCATGATAACCTTCAATAACCTCTGCCTCAAGTACGTAGGGGTGCCCTTCTACAACGTGGGACGCTCGCTCACCACCGTGTTCAACGTTCTTCTCTCCTACCTGCTGCTCAAACAGACCACTTCCTTCTATGCCCTGCTCACCTGCGGCGTCATCATTG GTGGTTTCTGGCTGGGTATAGACcaagaaggagctgagggaacCTTGTCCCTGACGGGCACCATCTTCGGGGTGCTGGCCAGCCTCTGCGTCTCCCTCAATGCCATCTATACCAAGAAGGTGCTCCCTGCAGTAGACCACAGTATCTGGCGCCTAACCTTCTATAACAATGTCAATGCCTGCGTGCTCTTCTTGCCCCTGATGATAGTGCTGGGCGAGCTCCGTGCCCTCCTGGCCTTCACTCATCTGAGCAGTGCCCACTTCTGGCTCATGATGACGCTGGGTGGCCTGTTTGGCTTTGCCATCGGCTATGTGACAGGACTGCAGATCAAATTCACCAGTCCCCTGACCCATAACGTGTCAGGCACGGCCAAGGCCTGTGCACAGACAGTGCTGGCCGTGCTCTACTACGAAGAGATTAAGAGCTTCCTGTGGTGGACAAGCAACCTGATGGTGCTGGGTGGCTCCTCCGCCTACACCTGGGTCAGGGGCTGGGAGATGCAGAAGACCCAGGAGGACCCCAGCTCCAAAGATGGTGAGAAGAGTGCTATCAGGGTGTGA